The Oncorhynchus nerka isolate Pitt River unplaced genomic scaffold, Oner_Uvic_2.0 unplaced_scaffold_2335, whole genome shotgun sequence nucleotide sequence GTTGCTCTCGTAATTGCTTGAAACAAGAAAATCacttttacatatatatatatatatatatatatatatatatatatatatgttgttttggaatgaaactcttcttatttttccccatctgagctcagagtagatgagagatgtaatgtttgtctctgttgtgttgaagcccaatcaagcaggagagaccagcctcccctgtacccagctgtgtgtccatgaagagtgaccggtCTATGACGCATtctatagtgtttagagagggagacttttctactgaacaaaggtaagaagaactcaagGGTCATGGTCAgcgagttaaacaacactgattctagtaatttctcctctcccattttcccatttcttaattttttaaatgtattttgtgtgtgtgtgtgtgtgtgtgtgtgtgtgtgtgtgtgtgcaatcctTTGATGTTTtgtcaacagagaccaacaggagacatcagagtcagagattcttagtggtcagtcttcccagagtcatcaaacaggTCTGGactccatattcagtgtatgtggtcctgttatgtacatttgtttttgtttacctcaagtatagttgatctgtcaatcattcattaatgtgttaatgagaaagTATTTCTTCTCTTGCTTAaattatttactttatttatttcagttgcttGAAGAGAATTTGATGACATTTGTGAACAACGAGCTGAAGAGGTacaagaggattcttagtccagaattcccagaaggctttgagagtcagaagcaggataaggaagtggtggatgctgaagatgagaagcaggagagcagtgccagagagggggctctgaagatcacactgcacgtcctgaggaaaatgaaccagaaggagcttgctgacacactggagaaaagtaagatctgtctgcctcatgttgaatgctgttttataacaaacatttaaaagctgtagctaaagtactgtagccttaacacaacccctgatgacctcatcaagtagcagcagaATGTGTTGTGTTGATTCATTTATAcagtgtcacgatcgtcgttgTAATCAGActcagaccaaagcgcagcgtggaatcGGTTCGACATCTTTTTATTATAAGAGAACCGAAccatttcaaaaaaaaaaaaacgatacgTGAACCTCAAGCAgcgctcacaggcaactacacagaaACAAGATCCCACCTAAaccagtggggaaatggctgcctaaatatgatccccaatcagagacaacgataaacagttgCCTcttattgggaaccataccaggccaacatagaaatacacaacCTAGAAGGAACacccccctagtcacaccccgacctaaccaaaatagagaataaaaaaggctctctatggtcagggcgtgacatacagagagaagagaggagagacaaagagagagataatAATACCATCAAAAATACCAATAACAATATCATCagtcactccagtgtgtaatgcattatgaaaacatttacacaaTATAATTGAAAACTGTTCGACACTTTATAACATTAAAACAGACATAATATTAATATCATCTGTGTTATTTCTTCATTCAGATGAgcttgctgtgatttgccaacgtgaactcaaatctaatctaaagaagaagtttcaatgtgtatttgaggggatcgctaaacaaggaaacccaacacttctcaataagatctacacagagctctacatcacagagggtggaacaggagaggtcaataatgaacatgagctgagacagattgagacaacaaccaggaaacaagcaagaccagagactgcaatcaaatgtaacgacatcttcaaacccttaactggacaagacaaacttatcagaactgtgctgacaaagggagtcgctggcattggaaaaacagtctctgtgcagaagttcattctggactgggctgaaggaaaagcaaatcaggatgtccaatttgtattttcattcccttttcgggagctgaatttgatgaaaaGGGAAAAACACACTTTGATTGAACTTctcaatcacttctcaatggaaaccaaagaatcaagaatctccaactatgacaagtacaaagttctgttcatctttgatggtctggatgagtgccgactgcccctagacttccagaagaacaagatctgttgtGACGTCACAaagtcaacctcagtggatgttctgctgacaaatctcatcaagggaaatctgcttccctctgctctcctctggataactacccgacctgcagcagccaatcaGATCCCCCCTgagtgtgttgaccaggtgacagaggtacgagggtttaatgacccacagaaggaggagtacttcaggaagagattcagtgatgaggacctggccagcagaatcatctcacacataaagacatcaaggagcctccacatcatgtgccacattccagtcttttgttggatttctgcaacagtccttgaacacatgttgaaacataagagagaagaggtgcccaagactctgactgagatgtacacacaccttgtggtgtttcacaccaaacagaagaatgaaaagtatcttaGGAAagaagagagcattctgtcactgggagAACTGGCTTTTCAGCAGCTTGTCAagggcaatctgattttctatgaggaagacctgaaagaggctggaattgatgtcaatgaagcctcattgtactcaggattgtgcacacagatctttaaagaggaatgtgggctgtaccaggacaaggtgtactgcttcgtgcatctgagcattcaggagtttctggctgctgtatatgtgttcatctcattcatcaacaacaatgagaatctaatggCCGAACCTCAATCAACGTCCAGGAACATTTTTGCGCTGGTCAGAGACAAGCCTGAAGTTACtttctacaagagtgctgtggataaagccttacaaagtgagacgggaaacctggaccttttcctccgcttccttctgggcctctcgctggagtccaatcagaagcacttacaaggtctactgacaaagacaGGAAGCAGTtcacagagccatgaagaaacagtcaagtacatcaaggagaagatcagggagaatccctctccagagaggtgcatcaatctgttccactgtctgaatgaactgaatgaccattctctagtggaggagatccaaagctacctgagatcaggaagtctctcaGAAGCCAAACTGTCACatgcacagtggtcagctctggtctttgtgttgctgacttcagaaaaggagctggatgtgtttgacctgaagaaatactccagatcagaggaaggtcttctgaggctgctgccagtggtcaaagcctccagagctgctCTGTGAGTACATCAAATACATTTAAGTACTAATCAGCAGGATGAAATATTCAGTTCAGAGAAAATATTTATTATTGAAAAACATATTTAACCAGTGCATTGATGTTCACATTAGTATAACATAAGtataatggtggaacaaactccctcacgacgccaggacagcggagtcaatcaccaccttccggagacacctgaaaccccacctctttcaggaatacctaggataggataaagtaatccttctcaccccccccccttaaaatatttagatgcactattgtaaagtggctgttccactggatgtcttaaggtgaacgcaccaatttgtaagtcgctctggataagagcgtctgctaaatgacttaaatgtaaatgtaaatgtataacaaTATGACCATAGAATTCTAGGAGACGGAAGgtgaatctatatgttgtttgaGAGAATAAACTAAATGGATAtgccattgtccttctacactactggtgttaaactAACATTGTGTTTGTGAAATCATGATGATCTCTTtatcaggctgtcaggctgtggagtcacagagaaaagctgtgcttctctggtctcagctctgaagtcaaacccctcacatctgagagagctggatctgactaacaatgacctgaaggattcaggagtgaagctgctctttgctggactggggaatccccactgtaaactggagactctgaggtcagtattcctgtagttggtcaataagtgataactgttcaccagatccacatgtgtttaccaggcacatagtccacaccatatgtgtttggacagtatTTTCGGTTTTAAATGTGGTGCTATGCTCCAGCATTTAATATGGAATGTTTCATATTAGGTGACAGTAatccatcattgaaaataagaatttgttctaaactcacttgcctagttacagtgccttgcgaaagtattcggcccccttgaactttgcgaccttttgccacatttcaggcttcaaacataaagatataaaactgtatttttttgtgaagaatcaacaacaagtgggacacaatcatgaagtggaacgacatttattggatatttcaaacctttttaacaaatcaaaaactgaaaaattgggcgtgcaaaattattcagcccccttatgttaatactttgtagcgccaccttttgctgcgattacagctgtaagtcgcttggggtatgtctctatcagttttgcacattgagagactgaaatgttttcccattcctccttgcaaaacagcttgagctcagtgaggttggatggagagcatttgtgaacagcagttttcagttctttccacagattggattcaggtctggactttgacttggccattctaacacctggatatgtttatttttgaaccattccattgtagattttgctttatgttttggatcattgtcttgttggaagacaaaatctccgtcccagtctcaggtcttttgcagactccatcaggttttcttccagaatggtcctgtatttggctccatccatcttcccatcaattttaaccatcttccctgtccctgctgaagaaaagcaggcccaaaccatgatgctgccaccaccatgtttgacagtggggatggtgtgttcagggtgatgagctgtgttgcttttacgccaaacataacattttgcattgttgccaaaaagttcaattttggtttcatctgaccagagcaccttcttccacatgtttggtgtgtctcccaggtggcttgtggcaaactttaaacgacacgttttatggatatctttaagaaatggctttcttcttgccactcttccataaaggccagatttgtgcaatatacgactgattgttgtcctatggacagagtctcccacctcagctgtagatctctgcagttcatccagagtgatcatgggcctcttggctgcatctctgatcagtcttctccttgtatgagctgaaagtttagagggacggccaggtctggtagatttgcagtggtctgatactccttctatttcaatattatcgcttgcacagtgctccttgggatgtttaaagcttgggaaatctttttgtatccaaatccggcttcaaacttcttcacaacagtatctcggacctgcctggtgtgttccttgttcttcatgatgctctctgcgcttttaacggacctctgagactatcacagtgcaggtgcatttatacggagacttgattacacacaggtggattgtatttatcatcattagtcatttaggtcaacattggatcattcagagatcctcactgaacttctggggagagtttgctgcactgaacgtaaaggggctgaataattttgcacgccaaatttttcagtttttgatttgttaaaaaagtttgaaatatccaataaatgtcgttccacttcatgattgtgtcccacttgttgttgattcttcacaaaaaaaatacagttttatatctttatgtttgaagcctgaaatgtggcaaaaggttgcaagggggccgaatactttcgcaaggcactgtaaataaaggtaaaaaactaTTGGGCAAAACATAACACAAGCAACATGAAATGCAAATTTGTGTTTGGAACcaaatacagtcatggccaaaagttttgagaatgacacaaatatacattttcacaaagtctgctgcctcagtatgtatgatggcaatttgcatatactccagaatgttatgaagagtgatcagatgaattgcaattaactgcaaaatccctctttgccatgcaaatgaactgaatccccccaaaaacatttccactgcatttctgcAGAAGGCTttagggcgcccaagaaagtccagcaagcaccaggaccgtctcctaaagttgattcagctgcgggatcggggaaccaccagtacagagcttgctcaggaatggcagcaggcagttgtgagtgcatctgcacacacagtgaggcgaagacttttggaggatggtctggtgtcaagaagggcagcaaagaagccacttctctcaaggaaaaacatcagggacagactgatattctgcaaaaggtacagggattggactgctgaggactggggtaaagtcattttctctgatgaatcccctttctgattgtttgggacATCTGGAAaaaaggtgagcgctaccatcagtcctgtgtcatgtcaacagtaaagcatcctgagaccattcatgtgtggggttgcttctcagccaagggagtgggctcactcacaaatttgcctaagaacacagccatgaataaagaatggtaccaacacatcctccgagagcaacttctcccaaccatccaggaacagtttggtgatgaacaatgccttttccagcatgatggagtaaattgccataaggcaaaagtgataactaagtggctcgtggaacaaaacatagatattttggGTCTATGGCCAGGAAATTCCCCAGACCTTagtcccattgagaacttgtggtcaatcctcaagaggcgggtggacaaacaaaaacccacaaattctgacaaactccaagaattgattatgcaagaatgggctgctatcagtcaggatgtggcccagaagttaattgacagcatgccagggcggattgcatcaacttcatataattgtcaataaaagcctttgacacttgtgaaatgcttgtaataatacttcagtattccatagtaacatcagaCAAAAAATATcgaaagacactgaagcagcaaactttgtggaaattaatatttgtgtcattctcaaaacttttggccacgactgtacagccaCGTTTAAaattttagcttcactgtcaaaATAGATATGATGTGAACTGTATACTCAATagaatctaaatctgatacctcactgtctgtcttttgactgatactgctttttaaactggtctggtcagtctaatCAAATACTTGGactatacatgtttctatctAATAATGATATGTTCATTTATGAATAGATATggcaggtttcaggacactgatatatctgaatatgttggTAAAATATACTGTCACTGTATTTTCACCACTAAAGAATAGCAGTGTGGTTTGAAATGATTTTACCCTTTGCAGGCTGTCCCGATGTcaagtcacagaggaaggctgtgcttctctggtctcagctctgaagtcaaacccctcacacctgagagagctggacctgagctacaatcacccaggagactcaggagtcagactgctctctgctagactggaggatccacactgcagactggagaaactcaagtatgtagagggtttatgtcaatgttcatatcagacatgtttgagTTATCAGGCTcgttaagacaaacattcttcaaccacttggacaaagttatatgcagac carries:
- the LOC135567230 gene encoding NLR family CARD domain-containing protein 3-like isoform X4; amino-acid sequence: MTFVNNELKRYKRILSPEFPEGFESQKQDKEVVDAEDEKQESSAREGALKITLHVLRKMNQKELADTLEKNELAVICQRELKSNLKKKFQCVFEGIAKQGNPTLLNKIYTELYITEGGTGEVNNEHELRQIETTTRKQARPETAIKCNDIFKPLTGQDKLIRTVLTKGVAGIGKTVSVQKFILDWAEGKANQDVQFVFSFPFRELNLMKREKHTLIELLNHFSMETKESRISNYDKYKVLFIFDGLDECRLPLDFQKNKICCDVTKSTSVDVLLTNLIKGNLLPSALLWITTRPAAANQIPPECVDQVTEVRGFNDPQKEEYFRKRFSDEDLASRIISHIKTSRSLHIMCHIPVFCWISATVLEHMLKHKREEVPKTLTEMYTHLVVFHTKQKNEKYLRKEESILSLGELAFQQLVKGNLIFYEEDLKEAGIDVNEASLYSGLCTQIFKEECGLYQDKVYCFVHLSIQEFLAAVYVFISFINNNENLMAEPQSTSRNIFALVRDKPEVTFYKSAVDKALQSETGNLDLFLRFLLGLSLESNQKHLQGLLTKTGSSSQSHEETVKYIKEKIRENPSPERCINLFHCLNELNDHSLVEEIQSYLRSGSLSEAKLSHAQWSALVFVLLTSEKELDVFDLKKYSRSEEGLLRLLPVVKASRAALLSGCGVTEKSCASLVSALKSNPSHLRELDLTNNDLKDSGVKLLFAGLGNPHCKLETLRLSRCQVTEEGCASLVSALKSNPSHLRELDLSYNHPGDSGVRLLSARLEDPHCRLEKLNVEHGGEYTMKPGLRKYACDLTLDPNTAHRLLSLSEENRKVTRRRQKQPYPDHPERFEDRGQVLCRERLTGRCYWEIEWSGSGAVIGVTYKGISRRGGNDCGLGWNDKSWSLRCSDNSYYAWHNNAHITLDVPPSSSHRVGVYLDWPAGTLSFYSVSSDTLTHLYTFNTTFTEPLYPGFRVYDTSSVSLCQVVPVSNTT
- the LOC135567230 gene encoding NLR family CARD domain-containing protein 3-like isoform X3, producing the protein MGWCVFTNPIKQERPASPVPSCVSMKSDRSMTHSIVFREGDFSTEQRDQQETSESEILSGQSSQSHQTGLDSIFSLLEENLMTFVNNELKRYKRILSPEFPEGFESQKQDKEVVDAEDEKQESSAREGALKITLHVLRKMNQKELADTLEKNELAVICQRELKSNLKKKFQCVFEGIAKQGNPTLLNKIYTELYITEGGTGEVNNEHELRQIETTTRKQARPETAIKCNDIFKPLTGQDKLIRTVLTKGVAGIGKTVSVQKFILDWAEGKANQDVQFVFSFPFRELNLMKREKHTLIELLNHFSMETKESRISNYDKYKVLFIFDGLDECRLPLDFQKNKICCDVTKSTSVDVLLTNLIKGNLLPSALLWITTRPAAANQIPPECVDQVTEVRGFNDPQKEEYFRKRFSDEDLASRIISHIKTSRSLHIMCHIPVFCWISATVLEHMLKHKREEVPKTLTEMYTHLVVFHTKQKNEKYLRKEESILSLGELAFQQLVKGNLIFYEEDLKEAGIDVNEASLYSGLCTQIFKEECGLYQDKVYCFVHLSIQEFLAAVYVFISFINNNENLMAEPQSTSRNIFALVRDKPEVTFYKSAVDKALQSETGNLDLFLRFLLGLSLESNQKHLQGLLTKTGSSSQSHEETVKYIKEKIRENPSPERCINLFHCLNELNDHSLVEEIQSYLRSGSLSEAKLSHAQWSALVFVLLTSEKELDVFDLKKYSRSEEGLLRLLPVVKASRAALLSGCGVTEKSCASLVSALKSNPSHLRELDLTNNDLKDSGVKLLFAGLGNPHCKLETLRLSRCQVTEEGCASLVSALKSNPSHLRELDLSYNHPGDSGVRLLSARLEDPHCRLEKLNVEHGGEYTMKPGLRKYACDLTLDPNTAHRLLSLSEENRKVTRRRQKQPYPDHPERFEDRGQVLCRERLTGRCYWEIEWSGSGAVIGVTYKGISRRGGNDCGLGWNDKSWSLRCSDNSYYAWHNNAHITLDVPPSSSHRVGVYLDWPAGTLSFYSVSSDTLTHLYTFNTTFTEPLYPGFRVYDTSSVSLCQVVPVSNTT
- the LOC135567230 gene encoding NLR family CARD domain-containing protein 3-like isoform X1: MNLSGKRVEGVPASKMSLSGKRVEGVPASKMSLSGKRVEGVPASKMKLSGEHDTRSKSLHRSISRLYMDRKKRPNSDVYGTSRSANKEDGQSPIKQERPASPVPSCVSMKSDRSMTHSIVFREGDFSTEQRDQQETSESEILSGQSSQSHQTGLDSIFSLLEENLMTFVNNELKRYKRILSPEFPEGFESQKQDKEVVDAEDEKQESSAREGALKITLHVLRKMNQKELADTLEKNELAVICQRELKSNLKKKFQCVFEGIAKQGNPTLLNKIYTELYITEGGTGEVNNEHELRQIETTTRKQARPETAIKCNDIFKPLTGQDKLIRTVLTKGVAGIGKTVSVQKFILDWAEGKANQDVQFVFSFPFRELNLMKREKHTLIELLNHFSMETKESRISNYDKYKVLFIFDGLDECRLPLDFQKNKICCDVTKSTSVDVLLTNLIKGNLLPSALLWITTRPAAANQIPPECVDQVTEVRGFNDPQKEEYFRKRFSDEDLASRIISHIKTSRSLHIMCHIPVFCWISATVLEHMLKHKREEVPKTLTEMYTHLVVFHTKQKNEKYLRKEESILSLGELAFQQLVKGNLIFYEEDLKEAGIDVNEASLYSGLCTQIFKEECGLYQDKVYCFVHLSIQEFLAAVYVFISFINNNENLMAEPQSTSRNIFALVRDKPEVTFYKSAVDKALQSETGNLDLFLRFLLGLSLESNQKHLQGLLTKTGSSSQSHEETVKYIKEKIRENPSPERCINLFHCLNELNDHSLVEEIQSYLRSGSLSEAKLSHAQWSALVFVLLTSEKELDVFDLKKYSRSEEGLLRLLPVVKASRAALLSGCGVTEKSCASLVSALKSNPSHLRELDLTNNDLKDSGVKLLFAGLGNPHCKLETLRLSRCQVTEEGCASLVSALKSNPSHLRELDLSYNHPGDSGVRLLSARLEDPHCRLEKLNVEHGGEYTMKPGLRKYACDLTLDPNTAHRLLSLSEENRKVTRRRQKQPYPDHPERFEDRGQVLCRERLTGRCYWEIEWSGSGAVIGVTYKGISRRGGNDCGLGWNDKSWSLRCSDNSYYAWHNNAHITLDVPPSSSHRVGVYLDWPAGTLSFYSVSSDTLTHLYTFNTTFTEPLYPGFRVYDTSSVSLCQVVPVSNTT
- the LOC135567230 gene encoding NLR family CARD domain-containing protein 3-like isoform X2, translated to MNLSGKRVEGVPASKMSLSGKRVEGVPASKMSLSGKRVEGVPASKMKLSGEHDTRSKSPIKQERPASPVPSCVSMKSDRSMTHSIVFREGDFSTEQRDQQETSESEILSGQSSQSHQTGLDSIFSLLEENLMTFVNNELKRYKRILSPEFPEGFESQKQDKEVVDAEDEKQESSAREGALKITLHVLRKMNQKELADTLEKNELAVICQRELKSNLKKKFQCVFEGIAKQGNPTLLNKIYTELYITEGGTGEVNNEHELRQIETTTRKQARPETAIKCNDIFKPLTGQDKLIRTVLTKGVAGIGKTVSVQKFILDWAEGKANQDVQFVFSFPFRELNLMKREKHTLIELLNHFSMETKESRISNYDKYKVLFIFDGLDECRLPLDFQKNKICCDVTKSTSVDVLLTNLIKGNLLPSALLWITTRPAAANQIPPECVDQVTEVRGFNDPQKEEYFRKRFSDEDLASRIISHIKTSRSLHIMCHIPVFCWISATVLEHMLKHKREEVPKTLTEMYTHLVVFHTKQKNEKYLRKEESILSLGELAFQQLVKGNLIFYEEDLKEAGIDVNEASLYSGLCTQIFKEECGLYQDKVYCFVHLSIQEFLAAVYVFISFINNNENLMAEPQSTSRNIFALVRDKPEVTFYKSAVDKALQSETGNLDLFLRFLLGLSLESNQKHLQGLLTKTGSSSQSHEETVKYIKEKIRENPSPERCINLFHCLNELNDHSLVEEIQSYLRSGSLSEAKLSHAQWSALVFVLLTSEKELDVFDLKKYSRSEEGLLRLLPVVKASRAALLSGCGVTEKSCASLVSALKSNPSHLRELDLTNNDLKDSGVKLLFAGLGNPHCKLETLRLSRCQVTEEGCASLVSALKSNPSHLRELDLSYNHPGDSGVRLLSARLEDPHCRLEKLNVEHGGEYTMKPGLRKYACDLTLDPNTAHRLLSLSEENRKVTRRRQKQPYPDHPERFEDRGQVLCRERLTGRCYWEIEWSGSGAVIGVTYKGISRRGGNDCGLGWNDKSWSLRCSDNSYYAWHNNAHITLDVPPSSSHRVGVYLDWPAGTLSFYSVSSDTLTHLYTFNTTFTEPLYPGFRVYDTSSVSLCQVVPVSNTT